In Equus asinus isolate D_3611 breed Donkey chromosome 13, EquAss-T2T_v2, whole genome shotgun sequence, one DNA window encodes the following:
- the HES7 gene encoding transcription factor HES-7, translating to MARGGPTPGCEQPGAPSPACRHFVRKSPSLHASLSRGSCSWFEMLKPLVEKRRRDRINRSLEELRLLLLERTRDQNLRNPKLEKAEILEFAVGYLRERSRVEPPGVPRSPAQDAEALASCYLSGFRECLLRLAAFAHDASPAARAQLFSALHGYLRPKPPRPEPVDPRPQAPRPPLDPAAPAPGPALHQRPPVHQGSLSPRCAWSPSPCSPRARDFGAPEPLTGLLPPPPPPHRQDGAPKAPPPPPPAVWRPWP from the exons ATGGCCAGGGGCGGCCCCACACCTGGGTGCGAACAGCCCGGGGCCCCGAGCCCCGCGTGCAG GCACTTTGTCCGGAAGTCTCCGAGTCTACACGCATCGCTCTCCAGAGGGTCATGCTCTTGGTTTGAG ATGCTAAAGCCGCTAGTGGAGAAGCGGCGCCGGGACCGCATCAACCGCAGCCTGGAAGAgctgaggctgctgctgctggagcgGACCCGGGACCAG AACCTCCGGAACCCGAAGCTGGAGAAAGCAGAGATACTGGAATTCGCCGTGGGCTACTTGAGGGAGCGAAGCCGGGTGGAGCCCCCGG GGGTTCCCCGGTCCCCAGCCCAGGACGCCGAGGCGCTCGCCAGCTGCTACTTGTCCGGCTTCCGCGAGTGCCTGCTTCGCCTGGCGGCCTTCGCGCACGACGCCAGCCCGGCCGCCCGCGCCCAGCTCTTCTCCGCGCTGCATGGCTACCTGCGCCCCAAGCCGCCCCGGCCGGAACCGGTAGATCCGAGGCCCCAAGCGCCGCGCCCACCGCTGGACCCCGCCGCCCCGGCGCCTGGCCCCGCGCTGCACCAGCGCCCCCCAGTGCACCAGGGCTCCCTTAGCCCGCGCTGCGCTTGGTCCCCGTCCCCCTGCTCCCCCCGCGCCAGGGATTTCGGCGCGCCGGAGCCCCTCACCGgactgctgccgccgccgccgccgcctcacaGACAAGACGGGGCGCCCAaggccccgccgcccccgccgcccgctGTCTGGAGACCTTGGCCCTGa
- the ALOXE3 gene encoding hydroperoxide isomerase ALOXE3 isoform X1 has translation MAVYRVCVTTGPYLMAGTLDNISITLVGTCGESPKQLLDHLGRDFTPGSVQKYKVRCSAELGELLLLRLHKERYAFFPKDSWYCSYICVTAHDGTLSHFPCYQWIEGYCTIELRPGTARTVCQDSLPLLLDHRKREIQARQECYRWKVYAPGFPGIVDVSSFEEMESNKKFALTKTAPCADQGDSSGNRYLPGFPMKIDIPSLLHMEPNIRYSATKITSLLFNAIPASLGMKLRGLLDRRGSWKKLDDIRNIFWCHKTFTSEYVTEHWHEDHFFGYQYLNGVNPVMLHCLSSLPRKLPVTSDMVAPLLGSATCLQTELERGNIFLADYWILAEVPVHCLNGSQQYVAAPLCLLWLNPQGALVPLAIQLSQTPGPNSPIFLPTDSDWDWMVAKTWVRNSEFLVHENNTHFLCTHLLCEAFAIATLRQLPLCHPIYKLLLPHTRYTLQVNTIARATLLNPEGLVDKVTSIGRQGLLYLMSTGLAHFTYTNFCLPDSLRARGVLAIPNYHYRDDGLKIWAAIESFVSEIVSYYYPSDASVQQDSELQAWVGEIFAQAFLGRESSGFPRQLCTLGELVKFLTAIIFNCSAQHAAVNSGQHDFGAWMPNAPSSMRQPPPQTKGTTTLKSYLDTLPEVNVTCKNLLLFWLVSQEPNDKRPLGTYPDEHFTEEAPRHSIAAFQRRLAEISRDIQERNRGLALPYAYLDPALIENSVSI, from the exons aTGGCCGTGTACCGCGTCTGTGTGACCACTGGTCCCTACCTGATGGCCGGCACGCTGGACAACATCTCCATCACACTCGTGGGCACGTGTGGTGAGAGCCCCAAGCAGCTGCTGGATCATCTGGGCAGGGACTTCACCCCTGGATCG GTGCAGAAGTACAAGGTGCGCTGCTCAGCGGAGTTGGGTGAGCTCTTGCTGTTGCGTCTACACAAAGAACGCTATGCTTTCTTCCCCAAAGACTCCTGGTACTGCAGCTACATCTGTGTCACTGCCCATGATGGTACCCTTTCTCACTTCCCCTGCTATCAATGGATTGAGGGCTACTGCACCATAGAGCTGCGACCAGGAACAG CAAGAACTGTTTGTCAGgactcccttcctctccttctggatcACAGGAAACGGGAAATCCAGGCCCGACAGGAATGCTACCG CTGGAAAGTCTATGCTCCTGGCTTCCCTGGCATTGTGGATGTCAGCAGCTTTGAGGAGATGGAGTCAAACAAGAAATTTGCCTTGACCAAGACGGCACCTTGTGCAGACCAGGGTGACAG CAGCGGGAATCGGTACCTGCCTGGCTTCCCTATGAAAATTGACATCCCATCCCTGCTGCACATGGAGCCCAATATTCGCTACTCGGCCACCAAGATAACCTCGCTGCTCTTCAACGCCATCCCTGC GTCCTTGGGCATGAAGCTTCGAGGGCTGCTGGACCGCAGGGGCTCCTGGAAGAAGCTGGATGACATCCGGAATATCTTCTGGTGCCACAAGACCTTCACTTCGG AGTACGTCACAGAGCACTGGCATGAAGACCACTTCTTTGGGTACCAGTACCTGAATGGTGTCAATCCTGTCATGCTCCATTGCCTCTCCAGCTTGCCCAGAAAGCTGCCTGTCACCAGTGACATGGTGGCTCCCTTGCTGGGATCAGCCACCTGCCTGCAGACAGAGCTAGAG AGGGGGAACATCTTCCTAGCCGACTACTGGATCCTAGCGGAGGTCCCCGTCCACTGCCTAAACGGCAGCCAGCAGTACGTGGCCGCCCCGCTCTGTCTGCTGTGGCTCAATCCCCAGGGGGCGCTGGTACCCTTGGCCATCCAG CTCAGCCAGACCCCCGGGCCCAACAGCCCCATCTTTCTGCCCACTGACTCCGACTGGGACTGGATGGTGGCCAAGACTTGGGTACGCAACTCTGAGTTCCTGGTGCACGAGAACAACACGCACTTTTTGTGCACGCATTTGCTGTGCGAGGCCTTCGCCATCGCCACGCTGCGTCAGCTGCCGCTCTGCCATCCCATCTACAAG ctcctgcttccccacaCTCGCTACACGCTGCAAGTGAACACCATCGCAAGGGCCACGCTGCTCAACCCCGAGGGCCTTGTGGACAAG GTCACGTCCATCGGGCGGCAAGGCCTCCTCTACCTCATGAGCACCGGTCTGGCCCACTTCACCTACACCAATTTCTGCCTTCCGGACAGCCTGCGGGCCCGTGGCGTCCTGGCCATCCCCAACTACCATTACCGAGACGACGGCCTAAAGATCTGGGCCGCCATCGAGAG CTTTGTCTCGGAAATCGTGAGCTACTATTATCCCAGTGATGCATCTGTGCAGCAGGATTCAGAGCTGCAGGCCTGGGTTGGCGAGATTTTTGCTCAGGCATTTCTGGGCCGAGAAAGCTCAG GCTTCCCACGCCAGCTGTGCACCCTGGGAGAGCTGGTGAAGTTCCTCACTGCAATCATCTTCAACTGCTCCGCCCAGCACGCTGCTGTCAACAGTGGGCAG catgactttggAGCCTGGATGCCCAATGCCCCATCATCCATGAgacagcccccaccccagaccaaggGGACGACCACCCTGAAGAGTTACCTAGACACCCTCCCAGAAGTGAACGTCACCTGTAAAAATCTTCTCCTCTTCTGGTTGGTCAGCCAAGAACCCAACGACAAG
- the ALOXE3 gene encoding hydroperoxide isomerase ALOXE3 isoform X2: MAVYRVCVTTGPYLMAGTLDNISITLVGTCGESPKQLLDHLGRDFTPGSVQKYKVRCSAELGELLLLRLHKERYAFFPKDSWYCSYICVTAHDGTLSHFPCYQWIEGYCTIELRPGTARTVCQDSLPLLLDHRKREIQARQECYRWKVYAPGFPGIVDVSSFEEMESNKKFALTKTAPCADQGDSGNRYLPGFPMKIDIPSLLHMEPNIRYSATKITSLLFNAIPASLGMKLRGLLDRRGSWKKLDDIRNIFWCHKTFTSEYVTEHWHEDHFFGYQYLNGVNPVMLHCLSSLPRKLPVTSDMVAPLLGSATCLQTELERGNIFLADYWILAEVPVHCLNGSQQYVAAPLCLLWLNPQGALVPLAIQLSQTPGPNSPIFLPTDSDWDWMVAKTWVRNSEFLVHENNTHFLCTHLLCEAFAIATLRQLPLCHPIYKLLLPHTRYTLQVNTIARATLLNPEGLVDKVTSIGRQGLLYLMSTGLAHFTYTNFCLPDSLRARGVLAIPNYHYRDDGLKIWAAIESFVSEIVSYYYPSDASVQQDSELQAWVGEIFAQAFLGRESSGFPRQLCTLGELVKFLTAIIFNCSAQHAAVNSGQHDFGAWMPNAPSSMRQPPPQTKGTTTLKSYLDTLPEVNVTCKNLLLFWLVSQEPNDKRPLGTYPDEHFTEEAPRHSIAAFQRRLAEISRDIQERNRGLALPYAYLDPALIENSVSI; the protein is encoded by the exons aTGGCCGTGTACCGCGTCTGTGTGACCACTGGTCCCTACCTGATGGCCGGCACGCTGGACAACATCTCCATCACACTCGTGGGCACGTGTGGTGAGAGCCCCAAGCAGCTGCTGGATCATCTGGGCAGGGACTTCACCCCTGGATCG GTGCAGAAGTACAAGGTGCGCTGCTCAGCGGAGTTGGGTGAGCTCTTGCTGTTGCGTCTACACAAAGAACGCTATGCTTTCTTCCCCAAAGACTCCTGGTACTGCAGCTACATCTGTGTCACTGCCCATGATGGTACCCTTTCTCACTTCCCCTGCTATCAATGGATTGAGGGCTACTGCACCATAGAGCTGCGACCAGGAACAG CAAGAACTGTTTGTCAGgactcccttcctctccttctggatcACAGGAAACGGGAAATCCAGGCCCGACAGGAATGCTACCG CTGGAAAGTCTATGCTCCTGGCTTCCCTGGCATTGTGGATGTCAGCAGCTTTGAGGAGATGGAGTCAAACAAGAAATTTGCCTTGACCAAGACGGCACCTTGTGCAGACCAGGGTGACAG CGGGAATCGGTACCTGCCTGGCTTCCCTATGAAAATTGACATCCCATCCCTGCTGCACATGGAGCCCAATATTCGCTACTCGGCCACCAAGATAACCTCGCTGCTCTTCAACGCCATCCCTGC GTCCTTGGGCATGAAGCTTCGAGGGCTGCTGGACCGCAGGGGCTCCTGGAAGAAGCTGGATGACATCCGGAATATCTTCTGGTGCCACAAGACCTTCACTTCGG AGTACGTCACAGAGCACTGGCATGAAGACCACTTCTTTGGGTACCAGTACCTGAATGGTGTCAATCCTGTCATGCTCCATTGCCTCTCCAGCTTGCCCAGAAAGCTGCCTGTCACCAGTGACATGGTGGCTCCCTTGCTGGGATCAGCCACCTGCCTGCAGACAGAGCTAGAG AGGGGGAACATCTTCCTAGCCGACTACTGGATCCTAGCGGAGGTCCCCGTCCACTGCCTAAACGGCAGCCAGCAGTACGTGGCCGCCCCGCTCTGTCTGCTGTGGCTCAATCCCCAGGGGGCGCTGGTACCCTTGGCCATCCAG CTCAGCCAGACCCCCGGGCCCAACAGCCCCATCTTTCTGCCCACTGACTCCGACTGGGACTGGATGGTGGCCAAGACTTGGGTACGCAACTCTGAGTTCCTGGTGCACGAGAACAACACGCACTTTTTGTGCACGCATTTGCTGTGCGAGGCCTTCGCCATCGCCACGCTGCGTCAGCTGCCGCTCTGCCATCCCATCTACAAG ctcctgcttccccacaCTCGCTACACGCTGCAAGTGAACACCATCGCAAGGGCCACGCTGCTCAACCCCGAGGGCCTTGTGGACAAG GTCACGTCCATCGGGCGGCAAGGCCTCCTCTACCTCATGAGCACCGGTCTGGCCCACTTCACCTACACCAATTTCTGCCTTCCGGACAGCCTGCGGGCCCGTGGCGTCCTGGCCATCCCCAACTACCATTACCGAGACGACGGCCTAAAGATCTGGGCCGCCATCGAGAG CTTTGTCTCGGAAATCGTGAGCTACTATTATCCCAGTGATGCATCTGTGCAGCAGGATTCAGAGCTGCAGGCCTGGGTTGGCGAGATTTTTGCTCAGGCATTTCTGGGCCGAGAAAGCTCAG GCTTCCCACGCCAGCTGTGCACCCTGGGAGAGCTGGTGAAGTTCCTCACTGCAATCATCTTCAACTGCTCCGCCCAGCACGCTGCTGTCAACAGTGGGCAG catgactttggAGCCTGGATGCCCAATGCCCCATCATCCATGAgacagcccccaccccagaccaaggGGACGACCACCCTGAAGAGTTACCTAGACACCCTCCCAGAAGTGAACGTCACCTGTAAAAATCTTCTCCTCTTCTGGTTGGTCAGCCAAGAACCCAACGACAAG
- the ALOXE3 gene encoding hydroperoxide isomerase ALOXE3 isoform X3, translating to MRDDVLGQARTVCQDSLPLLLDHRKREIQARQECYRWKVYAPGFPGIVDVSSFEEMESNKKFALTKTAPCADQGDSSGNRYLPGFPMKIDIPSLLHMEPNIRYSATKITSLLFNAIPASLGMKLRGLLDRRGSWKKLDDIRNIFWCHKTFTSEYVTEHWHEDHFFGYQYLNGVNPVMLHCLSSLPRKLPVTSDMVAPLLGSATCLQTELERGNIFLADYWILAEVPVHCLNGSQQYVAAPLCLLWLNPQGALVPLAIQLSQTPGPNSPIFLPTDSDWDWMVAKTWVRNSEFLVHENNTHFLCTHLLCEAFAIATLRQLPLCHPIYKLLLPHTRYTLQVNTIARATLLNPEGLVDKVTSIGRQGLLYLMSTGLAHFTYTNFCLPDSLRARGVLAIPNYHYRDDGLKIWAAIESFVSEIVSYYYPSDASVQQDSELQAWVGEIFAQAFLGRESSGFPRQLCTLGELVKFLTAIIFNCSAQHAAVNSGQHDFGAWMPNAPSSMRQPPPQTKGTTTLKSYLDTLPEVNVTCKNLLLFWLVSQEPNDKRPLGTYPDEHFTEEAPRHSIAAFQRRLAEISRDIQERNRGLALPYAYLDPALIENSVSI from the exons ATGAGAGATGACGTTCTAGGCCAAG CAAGAACTGTTTGTCAGgactcccttcctctccttctggatcACAGGAAACGGGAAATCCAGGCCCGACAGGAATGCTACCG CTGGAAAGTCTATGCTCCTGGCTTCCCTGGCATTGTGGATGTCAGCAGCTTTGAGGAGATGGAGTCAAACAAGAAATTTGCCTTGACCAAGACGGCACCTTGTGCAGACCAGGGTGACAG CAGCGGGAATCGGTACCTGCCTGGCTTCCCTATGAAAATTGACATCCCATCCCTGCTGCACATGGAGCCCAATATTCGCTACTCGGCCACCAAGATAACCTCGCTGCTCTTCAACGCCATCCCTGC GTCCTTGGGCATGAAGCTTCGAGGGCTGCTGGACCGCAGGGGCTCCTGGAAGAAGCTGGATGACATCCGGAATATCTTCTGGTGCCACAAGACCTTCACTTCGG AGTACGTCACAGAGCACTGGCATGAAGACCACTTCTTTGGGTACCAGTACCTGAATGGTGTCAATCCTGTCATGCTCCATTGCCTCTCCAGCTTGCCCAGAAAGCTGCCTGTCACCAGTGACATGGTGGCTCCCTTGCTGGGATCAGCCACCTGCCTGCAGACAGAGCTAGAG AGGGGGAACATCTTCCTAGCCGACTACTGGATCCTAGCGGAGGTCCCCGTCCACTGCCTAAACGGCAGCCAGCAGTACGTGGCCGCCCCGCTCTGTCTGCTGTGGCTCAATCCCCAGGGGGCGCTGGTACCCTTGGCCATCCAG CTCAGCCAGACCCCCGGGCCCAACAGCCCCATCTTTCTGCCCACTGACTCCGACTGGGACTGGATGGTGGCCAAGACTTGGGTACGCAACTCTGAGTTCCTGGTGCACGAGAACAACACGCACTTTTTGTGCACGCATTTGCTGTGCGAGGCCTTCGCCATCGCCACGCTGCGTCAGCTGCCGCTCTGCCATCCCATCTACAAG ctcctgcttccccacaCTCGCTACACGCTGCAAGTGAACACCATCGCAAGGGCCACGCTGCTCAACCCCGAGGGCCTTGTGGACAAG GTCACGTCCATCGGGCGGCAAGGCCTCCTCTACCTCATGAGCACCGGTCTGGCCCACTTCACCTACACCAATTTCTGCCTTCCGGACAGCCTGCGGGCCCGTGGCGTCCTGGCCATCCCCAACTACCATTACCGAGACGACGGCCTAAAGATCTGGGCCGCCATCGAGAG CTTTGTCTCGGAAATCGTGAGCTACTATTATCCCAGTGATGCATCTGTGCAGCAGGATTCAGAGCTGCAGGCCTGGGTTGGCGAGATTTTTGCTCAGGCATTTCTGGGCCGAGAAAGCTCAG GCTTCCCACGCCAGCTGTGCACCCTGGGAGAGCTGGTGAAGTTCCTCACTGCAATCATCTTCAACTGCTCCGCCCAGCACGCTGCTGTCAACAGTGGGCAG catgactttggAGCCTGGATGCCCAATGCCCCATCATCCATGAgacagcccccaccccagaccaaggGGACGACCACCCTGAAGAGTTACCTAGACACCCTCCCAGAAGTGAACGTCACCTGTAAAAATCTTCTCCTCTTCTGGTTGGTCAGCCAAGAACCCAACGACAAG